One genomic window of Pseudomonas sp. LFM046 includes the following:
- a CDS encoding MBL fold metallo-hydrolase, with product MTQSTALIRETFPVGPLQCNCTLIGDPVSKKAIVVDPGGNHEQILARLEAHGLKLVSIIHTHAHLDHFLASGELKKATGATLHLHKEDQFLWDNLEMQCRMFGVPYKPVPAPDQWLADDEELACGCGVALHTPGHTPGSMSFWFPQAKLLIAGDTLFRRGIGRTDLWGGDYNTIERSIKQRLYSLDEEATVVTGHGPDTRLGDEMRENPFVRA from the coding sequence ATGACCCAGTCCACCGCCCTGATCCGCGAAACCTTCCCCGTCGGCCCGTTGCAGTGCAACTGCACCCTGATCGGCGATCCGGTCAGCAAGAAGGCCATCGTCGTCGATCCGGGCGGCAATCATGAACAGATCCTGGCGCGCCTGGAGGCCCACGGCCTGAAACTGGTGAGCATCATCCACACCCATGCCCACCTGGATCACTTCCTGGCCTCCGGTGAACTGAAGAAGGCCACCGGCGCCACCCTGCATCTGCATAAGGAAGACCAGTTCCTCTGGGACAACCTGGAAATGCAGTGCCGCATGTTCGGCGTGCCCTACAAGCCGGTCCCCGCGCCGGACCAGTGGCTGGCCGACGATGAGGAACTGGCCTGCGGCTGCGGCGTGGCCCTGCACACACCGGGTCATACCCCGGGCTCCATGAGCTTCTGGTTCCCCCAGGCCAAGTTGCTGATCGCCGGCGACACCCTGTTCCGCCGCGGTATTGGCCGCACCGATCTCTGGGGCGGCGACTACAACACCATCGAGCGCTCCATCAAGCAGCGCCTCTACAGCCTGGACGAGGAGGCCACCGTGGTCACCGGCCACGGCCCGGATACCCGTCTCGGTGACGAGATGCGGGAAAATCCGTTCGTCCGTGCCTGA
- a CDS encoding AraC family transcriptional regulator gives MKHPLTFSAELVPIAYAEALLDLAGELGVARETLFSSARIRPEILGNPNGRISFLDFNQLAGAALQLCREPALGLILGQRLNVSTHGILGYAVLSSANLGRALQFAMKYYRVLGLAYELELVEQGDCLQLRATESFPMGPLGRFAGEGLLASFFSIARFLVGEDLRGQQVGFAHAAPGYAARYGEVFGVAVQFDQPCHWLSLPKAYLDRPMALANPATAQMCEQQCEALLASLDVQDALLTRVRRLLLARPGDFPDLDGAARALYTSGRSLRRHLAAMGTSYQQVLDEVRKGLALQYLSTTQLPLFEIASLLGFSDPSNFRRAFRKWTGRLPSDYRAGP, from the coding sequence ATGAAGCATCCCCTGACGTTCTCCGCCGAACTGGTGCCCATCGCCTACGCCGAAGCCTTGCTCGACCTGGCCGGGGAGCTGGGTGTGGCACGGGAAACGCTGTTCTCCAGCGCCAGGATCAGGCCGGAAATCCTCGGCAATCCGAACGGCCGGATTTCCTTCCTCGACTTCAACCAGCTGGCCGGCGCGGCTTTGCAATTGTGTCGCGAACCGGCCCTGGGTCTGATCCTTGGCCAGCGACTGAACGTCTCTACCCACGGCATCCTCGGCTACGCGGTGCTCTCCAGCGCCAACCTGGGCCGCGCCTTGCAGTTCGCCATGAAGTACTACCGCGTGCTGGGTCTGGCCTATGAGCTGGAGCTGGTGGAGCAGGGCGACTGCCTGCAACTGCGTGCCACCGAATCCTTCCCCATGGGGCCGTTGGGGCGGTTCGCCGGTGAAGGGCTGCTGGCGAGTTTTTTCAGCATCGCCCGATTCCTGGTGGGAGAGGACCTGCGCGGCCAGCAGGTGGGCTTCGCCCATGCGGCGCCGGGTTATGCGGCGCGCTACGGCGAGGTGTTCGGCGTGGCGGTCCAGTTCGACCAGCCCTGCCACTGGCTGAGCCTGCCCAAGGCCTACCTGGACCGCCCCATGGCCCTGGCCAACCCCGCCACGGCGCAGATGTGCGAGCAGCAATGCGAGGCCCTGCTGGCCAGCCTGGACGTCCAGGACGCTCTGCTCACCCGCGTGCGCCGCTTGCTACTGGCGCGCCCCGGCGACTTTCCCGACCTCGATGGCGCCGCCCGCGCCCTGTACACCAGTGGCCGCAGCCTGCGCCGGCACCTGGCGGCCATGGGGACGAGTTATCAACAGGTGCTCGATGAAGTGCGCAAGGGCCTGGCCCTGCAGTACCTCAGCACCACCCAATTGCCCTTGTTCGAGATCGCCAGCCTGCTGGGCTTCAGCGACCCCTCGAACTTCCGCCGTGCCTTCCGCAAATGGACGGGCAGGCTGCCGAGCGATTATCGTGCCGGGCCGTGA
- a CDS encoding metal-dependent hydrolase, with the protein MASTTPEGLVIRPRHMDFDLPSPLPRHWHGGDAFKSHLFDAMSVLFPDGERFFIDSVRQFRDQIHDPVLKEQIRGFIGQEGHHSREHLEYSNRLRELGYDIGAIERRAQARIRFTQKKFSARRQLAATAALEHITAIMADGLLKNPEYMAGAHPTMARLWRWHALEETEHKAVAFDVYNQVCGSHRLLRRAMVMGTFFFVLDTTRGLAHMLKRDGLLWNWRVWRDGLVWTWGRNGIFRPLVRTYLDFFMKGFHPWQHDNLDLLHKAREEFDGVRVSAA; encoded by the coding sequence ATGGCCAGCACCACCCCCGAAGGATTGGTTATTCGTCCTCGCCATATGGATTTCGATCTGCCCAGCCCGCTGCCGCGTCACTGGCACGGCGGCGACGCCTTCAAGAGCCACCTGTTCGACGCGATGTCGGTGCTGTTCCCCGATGGCGAGCGCTTCTTCATCGACTCGGTGCGCCAGTTTCGCGACCAGATCCACGATCCGGTGCTGAAGGAACAGATCCGTGGCTTCATCGGCCAGGAAGGCCACCACAGCCGCGAACACCTGGAGTACAGCAACCGCCTGCGGGAACTGGGCTATGACATCGGCGCCATCGAACGTCGTGCCCAGGCGCGCATCCGCTTCACCCAGAAGAAGTTCTCCGCCCGCCGCCAACTGGCTGCCACGGCCGCGCTGGAACACATCACCGCGATCATGGCTGACGGCCTGCTGAAGAACCCCGAGTACATGGCCGGCGCCCACCCCACCATGGCGCGCCTGTGGCGCTGGCACGCGCTGGAAGAAACCGAGCACAAAGCGGTGGCCTTCGACGTCTACAACCAGGTCTGCGGCAGCCATCGCCTGCTGCGCCGGGCCATGGTGATGGGCACCTTCTTCTTCGTCCTCGACACCACCCGCGGCCTGGCCCACATGCTCAAGCGCGACGGCCTGCTGTGGAACTGGCGTGTCTGGCGCGACGGCCTGGTGTGGACCTGGGGCCGCAACGGCATCTTCCGGCCGCTGGTGCGCACCTACCTGGACTTCTTCATGAAGGGCTTCCACCCCTGGCAGCACGACAACCTGGACCTGCTGCACAAGGCAAGGGAGGAGTTCGATGGGGTGCGGGTGAGTGCGGCGTGA
- a CDS encoding alpha/beta hydrolase: protein MSASSLPLSPPLAAGFARLGFGSLPLDRLKARYASADSGSRFIELDGFNVHYRDEGSRDKPALVMIHGVVASLHTWDDWVDAFAPHYRIIRFDVPGFGLTGPKRSGDYSAERMIGILGLLMDYLGIAKASIAGNSLGGYIAWNFALTQPQRVEKLVLIDPAGYPMRKVPWMIAAADLPGATLAMPLWMPRALIAQGIKEVYGEPGRIKPGVVDRYYDLSRRPGNRRAMMDIFRVLLKVNREELAGTGRRVAEIKAPTLLLWGEKDRWISPKHVPLWQRDLPGIQVKTYPGVGHIPMEEIPQQSAADAMRFLLG from the coding sequence ATGTCCGCATCCAGTCTGCCGCTGTCGCCGCCGCTTGCCGCCGGTTTCGCCCGCCTGGGCTTCGGCTCCCTGCCACTCGATCGCCTCAAGGCGCGCTACGCCAGTGCCGACAGCGGTTCCCGCTTCATCGAACTGGATGGCTTCAATGTCCATTACCGCGACGAAGGCAGCCGCGACAAACCGGCCCTGGTGATGATCCACGGCGTGGTCGCCTCCCTGCACACCTGGGACGACTGGGTGGACGCCTTCGCACCCCACTACCGCATCATCCGCTTCGACGTGCCGGGCTTCGGCCTCACCGGCCCCAAGCGCAGTGGCGACTACTCTGCCGAACGTATGATCGGCATCCTCGGCTTGCTCATGGACTACCTGGGCATCGCCAAGGCGTCCATTGCCGGAAACTCCCTGGGCGGTTACATCGCCTGGAACTTCGCCCTGACCCAGCCGCAGCGGGTGGAAAAGCTCGTGCTGATCGACCCGGCGGGCTACCCGATGCGCAAAGTGCCCTGGATGATCGCCGCCGCCGACCTGCCCGGTGCCACCCTGGCCATGCCCCTGTGGATGCCGCGGGCATTGATTGCCCAGGGCATCAAGGAGGTCTATGGCGAGCCCGGGCGGATCAAGCCCGGCGTAGTGGACCGCTATTACGACCTCTCCCGCCGACCGGGCAATCGCCGCGCGATGATGGACATCTTCCGCGTGCTGCTGAAGGTCAACCGCGAGGAGCTGGCGGGGACCGGCCGGCGAGTGGCGGAAATCAAGGCGCCGACCCTGCTGCTCTGGGGCGAGAAGGACCGCTGGATCTCACCGAAGCACGTGCCGCTGTGGCAGCGCGACCTGCCGGGGATCCAGGTGAAGACCTATCCCGGCGTGGGGCATATCCCCATGGAGGAAATTCCGCAGCAGAGCGCGGCGGATGCGATGAGGTTTTTGTTGGGGTGA